A single window of Sulfitobacter sp. JL08 DNA harbors:
- a CDS encoding Hint domain-containing protein has translation MPIATELPIDSTAGALAMANEIFGAGITVHSATYWGDALSSGIYTSGDTISPEATPGDSGVILSTGHVADFTNNNGTTNTNTSAGTSTNTSGINNDADFNALAGTGTRDASFLEMSFTPAGDTITIDFVLSSEEFPEYINSAFNDVVGVWVNGVQATVTVGDGSASIGNINGNTAQNIYNDNTNDQFNTEMDGFTVTLTFVAPVIPGFPNTLKIGVADVGDTSYDTNLRIAGGSVQSTIIAQDDQIVMPTDKSRTLDVLDNDSSTGGTMTVTHINGTAVNAGDTVTLATGQQVTLNANGTFTIVSDSDAKTTYFNYTIEDTAGNTDTALVEVEQVPCFVKGTLIDTPDGAVAIEALTAGMSVMTRDNGPRTIRWIGHRTVAATGDYRPIRLQRGQFGATRDLLLSPQHRVLVTDRWAELLFGEAEVLVKAKDLVNDMHIRPDTTLRHVTYFHILLDHHQIITANGVASESYLPGPATMGGFDSATQDEILALFPHLGALSDGYGPAARLVLKRYEAAPLMAALAA, from the coding sequence ATGCCCATTGCCACAGAATTGCCCATCGACAGCACGGCAGGTGCTCTCGCGATGGCGAACGAGATTTTTGGCGCGGGCATCACCGTTCATTCGGCGACCTATTGGGGCGATGCGCTGTCATCGGGCATCTACACGTCCGGCGACACGATTTCGCCAGAGGCAACACCGGGTGACAGCGGCGTCATCTTGTCGACAGGGCATGTGGCCGATTTTACCAACAACAATGGCACCACAAACACCAACACGTCCGCAGGCACCAGCACGAACACCAGCGGCATTAACAATGACGCGGACTTCAACGCGCTGGCCGGGACCGGCACTCGCGATGCATCCTTTCTTGAGATGAGCTTTACCCCTGCCGGCGACACGATCACGATCGATTTTGTGTTGAGTTCGGAAGAATTCCCGGAATACATCAACTCTGCGTTCAACGATGTTGTCGGCGTCTGGGTCAACGGGGTGCAGGCCACCGTGACGGTTGGCGACGGTTCAGCCTCGATCGGGAACATCAACGGCAACACCGCACAGAACATCTATAACGACAACACAAACGATCAGTTCAACACCGAAATGGACGGGTTTACCGTTACGCTGACATTTGTCGCGCCTGTGATCCCGGGCTTTCCCAACACGTTGAAAATCGGCGTTGCGGATGTGGGCGATACATCCTACGACACAAACCTTCGGATTGCGGGCGGATCAGTGCAATCCACGATCATTGCGCAGGATGATCAGATCGTCATGCCCACCGACAAAAGCAGAACGCTGGATGTGCTGGACAATGACAGTTCCACTGGCGGCACAATGACAGTGACTCATATCAACGGAACTGCGGTGAATGCGGGTGATACCGTCACTCTGGCGACCGGACAGCAGGTAACGCTGAACGCCAACGGAACCTTCACGATCGTCAGCGACAGTGACGCCAAAACCACCTATTTCAACTACACGATCGAAGATACTGCCGGCAACACCGACACCGCGCTGGTCGAAGTGGAACAGGTGCCTTGTTTCGTCAAAGGCACGCTGATCGACACACCTGACGGCGCGGTCGCTATCGAAGCCCTGACGGCGGGCATGTCGGTGATGACACGCGACAACGGACCCAGAACAATCCGCTGGATCGGGCACCGCACTGTGGCCGCAACGGGCGATTATCGGCCTATCAGGCTGCAACGAGGCCAGTTCGGGGCGACGCGTGATCTGTTGCTGTCACCGCAACACAGGGTGCTGGTGACGGATCGTTGGGCCGAATTGTTGTTTGGCGAAGCCGAGGTTCTGGTCAAGGCCAAGGATCTGGTGAACGATATGCATATCCGCCCGGATACAACTCTGCGCCACGTCACATATTTCCACATTCTGCTTGATCACCACCAGATCATCACGGCAAACGGTGTGGCCTCGGAAAGTTACCTGCCCGGCCCGGCCACGATGGGCGGGTTCGACAGCGCGACACAGGATGAAATACTGGCCCTGTTCCCACATCTGGGTGCGCTGTCCGATGGGTATGGCCCTGCCGCGCGTCTGGTTCTGAAACGCTATGAGGCCGCGCCGCTTATGGCTGCGCTGGCTGCCTGA
- a CDS encoding MmgE/PrpD family protein: MSLPFHRFAADLRYDDLPADVLRVLRRSFTDTMGVAAVGSTTELAGIARAGACALFGAAGAGAARMLINGAPVSPAGAAMAGAFTIDSVDAHDGTSPCKGHAGSAVFPALLAVADARTGQGRALDGAAFAAHLAVAYEVSYRAGLSQHATCADYHTSGAWTSVGVATAVARQLGCDGETIRHAAGIGEYHGPRSQMMRCIDHPTMLRDGVGWGAPSGVTAAYLAQSGFTGAPALTCEGAEAARFWADLGTNWRLVEDTHYKPYPCCRWAHPSLDAAQALMADHGLHHSDVARVDIRTFHNATRLAGHTPATPDEFAYSIAFPVAAMIVRGQVGARELDSATLQDPDILRVSKATNLIDDADLTRISDGKRWAQVGITLQDGTRLDADPRTPRGDTDLPLSDAEISQKYHLFADPVLGQARADELEQLSQSFDSLNAADFARLLDLALGAP, from the coding sequence ATGTCCCTGCCCTTTCACCGATTTGCCGCCGATCTGAGATATGATGATCTGCCTGCCGATGTACTGCGCGTATTGCGCCGCAGTTTTACCGATACGATGGGGGTTGCCGCCGTGGGATCAACCACGGAACTGGCAGGTATCGCGCGCGCGGGGGCCTGTGCGCTGTTCGGCGCGGCCGGGGCCGGAGCGGCGCGCATGCTGATCAATGGCGCACCCGTCAGTCCCGCAGGGGCCGCGATGGCGGGGGCGTTTACCATCGACAGTGTTGACGCCCATGACGGCACATCGCCCTGCAAGGGGCATGCCGGGTCTGCGGTCTTTCCCGCGCTGCTGGCCGTGGCCGATGCCCGGACCGGTCAGGGCCGCGCGCTGGACGGCGCGGCGTTTGCCGCCCATCTGGCTGTTGCCTACGAAGTCAGTTATCGCGCGGGGTTGTCCCAGCACGCCACCTGCGCCGATTATCACACCTCGGGGGCCTGGACATCTGTCGGGGTGGCCACGGCGGTTGCACGGCAATTGGGCTGTGACGGCGAAACGATCCGGCATGCGGCGGGCATCGGCGAATATCACGGACCGCGCAGCCAGATGATGCGCTGCATCGACCATCCGACGATGCTGCGCGACGGTGTCGGCTGGGGCGCACCGTCAGGCGTGACGGCGGCCTATCTGGCGCAATCAGGGTTCACCGGCGCGCCGGCGCTGACCTGCGAAGGCGCAGAAGCTGCAAGGTTCTGGGCCGATCTTGGTACGAACTGGCGCCTTGTCGAAGATACCCATTACAAGCCATACCCCTGCTGCCGCTGGGCGCACCCGTCGCTTGATGCGGCGCAGGCGCTGATGGCAGATCACGGGCTGCACCATTCGGACGTCGCCCGCGTGGATATCCGCACCTTTCACAACGCTACACGTCTTGCGGGCCATACCCCGGCGACACCGGATGAATTTGCCTATTCCATTGCCTTTCCGGTCGCTGCGATGATCGTGCGTGGCCAGGTCGGCGCGCGCGAACTTGACAGCGCCACCTTGCAGGATCCCGATATCCTGCGTGTTTCCAAAGCGACAAACCTGATCGATGATGCGGACCTGACACGGATCAGTGATGGCAAACGCTGGGCGCAGGTCGGCATCACGCTGCAGGACGGAACCCGCCTTGATGCCGACCCGCGCACGCCGCGCGGCGATACCGACCTGCCGCTAAGCGACGCCGAGATTTCGCAGAAATATCATCTGTTTGCCGATCCGGTTCTGGGACAAGCGCGTGCGGACGAACTGGAACAGTTGAGCCAGTCGTTCGACAGCCTGAACGCAGCCGATTTTGCCCGCCTACTTGATCTGGCCCTCGGCGCACCCTGA